In Salvelinus fontinalis isolate EN_2023a unplaced genomic scaffold, ASM2944872v1 scaffold_2144, whole genome shotgun sequence, a single genomic region encodes these proteins:
- the LOC129850615 gene encoding guanylyl cyclase-activating protein 2-like, with product MGQAESHNEEMDLEQIQELCMTFMKECPSGALHLHELKRIFGIPASREEETLYIETVFHSFDTNRDNALDFMEYTAALHLILRGNLEDRLKWSFKIYDKDGNGKLDRQEVKNLIRIIYKIKLHTTAINMTPNEVCDRIFELVDQNHDGQISFTEFMEGAQKDEWVMNMLKLDVNASGWVMQNCVKMT from the exons ATGGGTCAAGCAGAAAGCCACAATGAGGAGATGGATTTGGAGCAAATTCAGGAGCTGTGTATGACTTTTATGAAGGAGTGCCCGAGCGGGGCTTTGCACCTGCATGAATTAAAACGGATCTTTGGCATACCAGCCAGCCGCGAGGAAGAGACTTTGTACATTGAGACTGTCTTCCATTCATTCGACACAAACAGG GATAACGCATTGGATTTTATGGAGTATACGGCCGCTCTTCACCTGATATTGCGGGGGAATCTTGAGGATAGGTTAAAGTGGTCCTTTAAAATCTACGACAAGGACGGAAATGGCAAGTTAGACCGACAAGAGGTGAAAAACCTAATTCGG ATCATTTACAAAATCAAGCTTCATACAACTGCCATAAACATGACACCTAATGAAGTCTGTGACAGGATCTTTGAGCTGGTCGACCAAAATCATGATG GCCAGATTTCCTTCACTGAGTTCATGGAGGGGGCCCAGAAGGACGAGTGGGTCATGAATATGCTCAAGCTGGACGTCAACGCTAGTGGCTGGGTCATGCAGAACTGTGTAAAAATGACCTGA